A window from Flammeovirgaceae bacterium encodes these proteins:
- a CDS encoding ABC transporter permease, whose product MIKNYFLITLRSMMKNKLHLFINIFGMAIAVATCIVSYYNYDFNDSFDSVQENLSTIYRVNSVREFQNEATTYGYVPMGLGNAIKENVPDVQALTRYYPANGDFRIGDDIFSEAIQYVDPSFFDMFTFEFVDGSGQAIADKQTIIISEGQAKKYFNDIHVTGKLIAQMLDSGRVKEYRVGGVYKRPPENSSFGFDAAYTLFDNQFDYAPAEYNENSWRYRTELFVRVNDPSRVAAITRQVQPMAENNNRIREDFIIKGFVLDPLKGMGVRDSYNEVPGTWTREASPIAAVIGTAMMGILILLIACFNLTNTSIAISSGRLKEIGIRKVMGSERKHLVVQFLGETFFICLVSLLVGVLLAEFFMIPAFNEMWKDMKLETNYFGTPDFTWFMAGTLLFTALAAGAYPAFYISKFQSIAILKGKLKFGGTNPFTRILLTLQFTISLVGIVCSFAFIENARYQREFDLGFDKSGVVYSPIENKSDFEVYKNELGKDPEIKSISGTEHHFFSNYYNDPIKSGDVQVEADILNVGDNYLKTVGLTLLEGRDFIKDSETDKKESIIVTEGLARKFGWKDPIGKEVIWMDTVKLYVTGVIKDVYSHGLWDQLEPTMLRYGGDAKVNYIVVSGPADKIIDINKYMERAWDRLFPNKMYRGRYMDEEIVEANEVNNNILKIFGFLGVVALFLSATGLFTMLSLNIIKRMKEIGVRKVLGASIANISKVVNREFAIILLIACGLGGFAGSFLAGMLMGSIWDYYLATTAYAIALSIMLLLFISFMSIAFKTYNAAKMNPAKTLRDE is encoded by the coding sequence ATGATAAAAAACTATTTTCTCATCACCCTCCGCAGCATGATGAAGAACAAATTGCACCTCTTCATCAATATTTTTGGAATGGCCATCGCGGTGGCCACCTGCATTGTTTCGTACTACAATTACGACTTCAACGATTCGTTTGACAGTGTCCAGGAAAACCTTTCCACCATCTATCGGGTCAACTCGGTCCGGGAGTTTCAAAACGAAGCCACCACCTATGGGTATGTGCCAATGGGCCTGGGCAATGCCATAAAGGAAAACGTGCCTGACGTGCAGGCCCTTACCAGGTACTACCCTGCCAACGGGGACTTTAGGATTGGGGACGATATATTTTCCGAAGCCATTCAATATGTGGACCCCTCTTTTTTTGACATGTTCACGTTCGAATTTGTTGACGGAAGCGGGCAGGCCATTGCAGATAAACAAACCATCATCATTAGCGAAGGCCAGGCAAAGAAGTATTTTAATGACATACACGTTACCGGCAAACTCATCGCCCAAATGCTGGACAGCGGCAGGGTAAAGGAATACCGGGTGGGCGGTGTGTACAAAAGGCCTCCCGAAAACTCCAGTTTTGGGTTTGATGCGGCCTATACGCTGTTTGACAACCAGTTTGATTATGCGCCTGCCGAATACAATGAGAACAGTTGGAGGTACCGGACGGAACTTTTTGTACGGGTAAATGACCCTTCCCGGGTGGCGGCCATAACGCGGCAAGTCCAGCCAATGGCGGAAAACAACAACCGCATAAGGGAAGATTTCATCATTAAAGGATTTGTGTTGGACCCATTAAAGGGAATGGGCGTGCGGGATAGTTACAATGAAGTGCCCGGCACATGGACACGGGAGGCTTCCCCCATTGCGGCCGTGATCGGCACGGCCATGATGGGGATATTGATATTGTTGATTGCCTGCTTCAACCTTACCAATACGTCCATAGCCATTTCTTCGGGAAGGCTCAAGGAGATTGGTATCCGGAAGGTAATGGGCAGCGAGCGCAAGCACTTGGTTGTCCAATTTTTGGGGGAGACGTTTTTTATTTGTTTGGTCTCGCTGTTGGTGGGGGTGTTGCTGGCCGAATTCTTTATGATACCTGCCTTCAATGAAATGTGGAAGGACATGAAGCTGGAAACAAATTATTTTGGGACGCCCGATTTTACGTGGTTCATGGCAGGCACCTTGCTGTTTACCGCCCTGGCAGCGGGTGCCTATCCGGCATTTTATATTAGCAAGTTCCAATCCATAGCCATCCTAAAAGGCAAGTTGAAGTTTGGGGGCACCAACCCCTTTACCCGGATTTTATTGACACTTCAATTTACAATTTCATTGGTCGGTATTGTCTGTAGTTTTGCCTTCATTGAGAATGCCCGGTACCAACGCGAATTTGATCTGGGCTTTGACAAAAGCGGGGTGGTTTATTCGCCCATTGAAAACAAATCGGATTTTGAGGTGTACAAAAACGAACTGGGGAAGGACCCGGAAATAAAATCAATCAGTGGAACGGAGCACCACTTCTTTTCAAATTATTATAATGACCCCATCAAGAGCGGGGACGTACAGGTTGAAGCGGATATATTGAACGTGGGGGACAACTACCTGAAAACGGTGGGCCTTACCTTGTTGGAAGGCAGGGACTTTATAAAGGACTCTGAAACCGACAAAAAAGAATCCATTATCGTGACGGAGGGCCTGGCCCGAAAGTTTGGGTGGAAAGACCCTATTGGCAAAGAAGTGATCTGGATGGACACGGTAAAACTTTATGTAACAGGCGTTATCAAAGATGTGTACAGCCATGGGCTGTGGGACCAGTTGGAGCCCACCATGCTCCGTTATGGTGGCGATGCGAAGGTAAACTATATTGTGGTAAGCGGGCCGGCCGATAAAATCATAGACATCAATAAATACATGGAGCGGGCCTGGGACCGGTTGTTTCCCAATAAGATGTACAGGGGAAGGTATATGGACGAGGAAATCGTTGAGGCCAACGAAGTGAATAACAATATTTTGAAAATATTTGGGTTCCTTGGTGTGGTGGCCTTGTTCCTGTCGGCCACTGGTTTGTTTACCATGCTTTCCCTCAATATTATCAAACGGATGAAGGAGATTGGCGTACGGAAGGTGCTCGGGGCATCCATTGCCAACATTTCCAAGGTCGTGAATAGGGAGTTTGCCATCATTTTGCTCATCGCCTGTGGGTTGGGCGGTTTTGCCGGTTCGTTTTTGGCCGGCATGCTCATGGGGAGCATCTGGGACTATTACCTGGCCACTACCGCTTACGCCATAGCCTTATCCATTATGCTCTTGCTCTTTATCTCTTTTATGTCGATAGCTTTTAAGACCTACAATGCGGCAAAAATGAACCCCGCCAAAACGTTGAGGGACGAATAA
- a CDS encoding ABC transporter ATP-binding protein, with protein MIKLKNLEKVYSTEEVETTALNNINLEIKEGEFVAIMGPSGCGKSTLLNILGLLDNPTNGEYHFGEHEVAKYSERQRAQLRKGSIGFVFQSFNLIDELTVFENVELPLLYLKVPSSERKVKVEEVLERMNIMHRRNHFPQQLSGGQQQRVAISRAIVAKPKVILADEPTGNLDSANGEEVMKLLSQLNEEGTTIVMVTHSPYDANYAHRIVNLFDGKVVTENIKERFHV; from the coding sequence ATGATCAAACTTAAAAATTTGGAAAAGGTGTATTCCACCGAAGAGGTGGAAACCACAGCGCTGAACAACATCAACCTTGAAATAAAAGAAGGTGAATTTGTTGCCATTATGGGGCCATCCGGATGTGGCAAGTCCACGTTGCTTAATATCCTCGGTTTGCTGGACAACCCCACCAATGGCGAATACCACTTTGGCGAGCACGAGGTGGCGAAATATTCCGAACGCCAACGTGCCCAATTGAGAAAAGGGTCCATCGGTTTTGTGTTCCAGAGTTTTAACCTGATCGATGAACTGACTGTATTTGAAAACGTTGAACTTCCCTTATTGTATTTGAAGGTCCCCTCTAGCGAGAGGAAAGTGAAAGTGGAGGAAGTGTTGGAGCGGATGAACATCATGCACCGCAGGAACCATTTTCCCCAACAATTGTCTGGGGGGCAACAACAGCGTGTGGCCATCTCCCGCGCCATAGTGGCCAAGCCTAAAGTGATATTGGCTGATGAGCCTACGGGAAACCTTGACTCAGCCAATGGCGAGGAAGTAATGAAATTGTTGTCGCAGTTGAACGAAGAGGGCACCACCATTGTAATGGTAACGCACTCTCCATACGATGCCAACTATGCACACCGGATCGTCAACTTGTTTGACGGAAAAGTGGTGACGGAAAATATCAAAGAGCGTTTCCACGTATAG
- a CDS encoding efflux RND transporter periplasmic adaptor subunit, with protein MDKQLKKKKWTVKRISTYGGIALLVFFIGYQFFFADRRSKLKVDKEKITISTVQRGVFQEFIPQTGTVEPSRTVYLDAIEGGNIKRIVKESGAMVKEGDLILELSNLSRELSVLQQEAQQVESINRSRDTRLSLTRNDLEQRNALAQIDNQLAILGPQYERQKILYEKKLISKQEFERTEADYKYNLQRRKITYEVYKKDSLNRISQLKDIDASESRMRINLEGVGKILDNLKIKAPIAGQLSRPQLEVGQAVSQGQRLGQVDILGSYKVRVPIDELYLPRISTGLHATTSFAGKDYSLIITYIYPTITNGRFEVDMDFDGETPDGIRRGQSLRLRIELGQSSEELLLPVGGFYKDTGGNWVFVVEEDGGRAVRRDIKLGRKNTENFEVLEGLKPGDKVITSSYENFGNNEVLILD; from the coding sequence ATGGACAAACAATTAAAAAAGAAAAAATGGACCGTAAAGCGGATATCCACCTATGGAGGTATCGCGTTGTTGGTTTTTTTTATTGGATATCAATTCTTTTTTGCCGACAGGCGCTCAAAACTTAAGGTAGACAAGGAGAAGATCACTATCTCCACCGTGCAAAGGGGCGTGTTCCAGGAATTTATACCGCAAACAGGCACCGTAGAGCCAAGCCGTACGGTCTACCTTGATGCCATTGAAGGGGGGAACATAAAAAGGATAGTAAAGGAAAGTGGCGCCATGGTGAAAGAAGGGGACCTGATCCTGGAGCTGAGCAACCTGAGCCGGGAACTTTCGGTCTTGCAGCAGGAGGCCCAGCAGGTGGAAAGCATCAACCGGTCGCGTGATACGCGGCTTAGCCTGACGCGCAACGACCTGGAGCAACGTAACGCCCTGGCCCAGATCGACAATCAATTGGCCATCCTGGGCCCGCAATATGAGCGTCAGAAAATACTTTACGAAAAAAAATTGATATCGAAACAAGAGTTTGAAAGAACGGAAGCGGATTACAAATACAACCTGCAACGAAGGAAGATTACCTACGAAGTGTATAAGAAGGATTCCCTGAATAGGATTTCACAGCTTAAGGACATAGATGCTTCGGAATCCAGGATGAGGATAAACCTTGAGGGCGTAGGCAAGATACTGGACAACCTCAAAATAAAAGCACCCATAGCCGGGCAGTTGTCGCGCCCGCAACTGGAAGTGGGGCAGGCGGTAAGCCAGGGCCAACGCCTCGGGCAGGTCGACATATTGGGGAGCTATAAGGTGAGGGTCCCTATTGATGAACTTTACCTGCCGAGGATATCCACGGGGCTGCATGCCACCACCAGCTTTGCAGGAAAGGATTATTCCTTGATCATCACTTATATTTATCCTACCATCACCAATGGAAGGTTCGAGGTGGACATGGACTTTGACGGGGAGACCCCGGACGGAATAAGGCGGGGGCAATCTTTGCGCCTGCGCATCGAACTGGGGCAATCCTCGGAAGAGCTGTTGCTGCCGGTAGGGGGTTTTTATAAAGACACGGGGGGAAACTGGGTTTTTGTTGTGGAAGAAGATGGTGGGCGTGCCGTTCGCAGGGACATCAAATTGGGAAGGAAAAACACCGAAAACTTTGAGGTGCTGGAAGGACTAAAGCCTGGCGACAAGGTAATTACCTCATCCTATGAGAATTTTGGCAACAATGAGGTTTTAATATTGGATTGA
- a CDS encoding sigma-54-dependent Fis family transcriptional regulator: MTEVKTGKILIVDDNEDLLKAAKMYLKRHFAQVDTEKNPEAIPNLMGNESYDVILLDMNFTKDVSSGSEGYYWLEKILEIDASSVVVLITAYGDVQMAVRAIKAGATDFVLKPWENEKLLATIYSSLRLRESRNEIESLRIKNKEINQALNEKFSDIIGQSQPMQRIFQTIERVAHTDANVLILGENGTGKELIARAIHRNSSRKHESFVSVDLGSITETLFESELFGHKKGAFTDAKEDRAGRFELANKGTLFLDEIGNLSMPLQAKLLAVLQNRRVSRVGANKETPVDIRLICATNMPLYEMVKENRFRQDLLYRINTIEVEIPPLRDRFEDIPLLAHHFLKYYSDKYGKTVNKLSDAAMNRLNKHSWPGNIRELQHALERAVILSNSTVLQPDDFNFNTNVARENEQQLNLEQFNLEEVEKILIRKVLKKYNGNITQAAGELGLTRSSLYRRLEKYGL; this comes from the coding sequence ATGACCGAGGTAAAAACAGGAAAAATTTTAATCGTTGACGACAACGAGGATTTGCTCAAGGCGGCCAAGATGTACCTGAAGCGGCACTTTGCCCAGGTGGACACAGAGAAAAACCCGGAAGCAATACCCAATTTGATGGGCAATGAGAGCTATGACGTCATCCTGCTCGACATGAACTTCACCAAAGACGTAAGCAGTGGAAGTGAAGGGTATTATTGGCTGGAAAAAATATTGGAGATAGACGCTTCCTCGGTGGTGGTGTTGATAACCGCCTATGGCGATGTGCAAATGGCCGTACGGGCCATCAAGGCCGGGGCCACCGATTTCGTGCTCAAACCCTGGGAGAACGAAAAACTACTGGCCACCATTTATTCTTCTTTGCGGCTGAGGGAATCGCGCAATGAAATAGAGTCGTTACGGATAAAAAACAAGGAAATCAACCAGGCCCTCAACGAAAAATTCAGTGACATCATCGGGCAAAGCCAGCCCATGCAACGGATTTTTCAAACCATAGAAAGGGTGGCCCATACCGATGCCAATGTGCTCATACTGGGCGAAAATGGAACGGGTAAGGAGTTGATCGCGCGGGCCATACACAGGAATTCCTCGCGCAAGCACGAGTCTTTTGTAAGCGTTGATTTAGGCTCCATCACCGAGACCCTGTTTGAAAGTGAGCTCTTTGGCCATAAGAAGGGGGCCTTCACCGATGCCAAAGAAGACCGGGCGGGGCGCTTCGAGCTTGCCAACAAGGGCACGCTTTTCCTGGATGAAATAGGGAATTTATCCATGCCGCTCCAGGCCAAGCTGCTGGCCGTATTGCAAAACAGGAGGGTTAGCCGTGTGGGCGCCAATAAAGAAACCCCCGTGGACATACGGCTAATATGCGCCACCAACATGCCATTGTACGAAATGGTAAAAGAAAACCGGTTTCGACAGGACCTGCTGTACCGCATTAACACCATTGAAGTGGAGATCCCCCCGCTCAGGGACCGGTTTGAAGACATTCCCCTGCTTGCCCACCACTTCCTTAAATATTATTCGGACAAGTACGGCAAGACGGTGAACAAACTCAGCGATGCGGCCATGAACCGGTTGAACAAGCACAGTTGGCCGGGGAATATCCGCGAACTCCAGCATGCATTGGAGCGTGCGGTAATACTCAGCAACTCCACCGTGCTTCAACCGGACGACTTCAACTTCAACACAAACGTGGCCAGGGAAAACGAGCAACAACTGAACCTCGAACAATTCAACCTGGAGGAAGTGGAAAAAATACTCATCAGAAAGGTGCTCAAAAAATACAATGGCAACATTACCCAGGCAGCGGGCGAGCTAGGGCTTACGCGGTCGTCACTTTACCGCAGGTTGGAAAAATATGGTCTTTAA
- a CDS encoding GHKL domain-containing protein — translation MVFNDFRFRVGLRIILIGLVVGAIAFMLARPNMLFAASLTFLVLVAQFFELYRFISQTNRKLTRFLESIKYSDFISGFTSDHQLGKSFKELNEAFNEVLEAFRKARSEKEEHWQYLNTVVQQVRTGILSFDIEGEVQLINANAKKFMGVSSIQNLDELIEINSRLYKAIYDVQPGKSTLYKGNSDLLLTIQATEMRLRGDTIKLVTLQNIQTELQRQELEAWQNLTRVLRHEIMNSITPISSLTSTLREILEHDLVATNKHFELKKESAEDLKEGLGTIEGRSKGLIKFIDAYREYTSLPQPNFKPVHLGELAAKVENLMRNDIKKANIDFATHVDIDHPMVEADAEMIEQVLINLVKNAIEACGETRPARIGLTIRQAEEHVLIEVTDNGPGIIGEALDKVFVPFFSTKKTGSGIGLSLSRQIMQLHNGNLYVNSIPHVKTIFTLKF, via the coding sequence ATGGTCTTTAATGATTTTCGGTTTCGTGTAGGGCTCAGGATCATTCTCATCGGCCTGGTGGTGGGCGCTATTGCCTTTATGCTTGCCCGGCCCAATATGCTTTTTGCCGCTTCCCTTACCTTTCTCGTATTGGTGGCGCAGTTTTTTGAACTTTACCGCTTTATTTCACAAACCAACCGAAAGCTCACGCGTTTCCTGGAATCCATAAAGTATTCTGATTTTATCTCAGGATTTACAAGCGACCACCAACTCGGCAAAAGTTTTAAAGAACTCAACGAAGCTTTCAACGAGGTATTGGAGGCCTTTCGCAAAGCCCGGTCGGAAAAGGAAGAACACTGGCAATACCTCAACACGGTGGTACAGCAAGTGAGGACAGGCATCCTTTCGTTTGATATCGAAGGTGAGGTACAACTGATCAATGCCAATGCAAAAAAATTTATGGGGGTTTCCAGCATTCAAAACCTGGACGAATTGATAGAGATTAACTCCCGGTTGTACAAAGCCATTTACGATGTACAGCCCGGTAAGAGTACCCTGTACAAAGGCAACAGCGACCTCCTGCTAACGATACAGGCCACCGAAATGCGGTTGCGGGGGGATACCATCAAACTGGTCACGCTGCAAAACATTCAGACCGAACTTCAGCGGCAGGAACTGGAGGCCTGGCAAAACCTGACCCGGGTACTGCGCCACGAAATCATGAATTCCATCACCCCCATTTCATCGCTTACCTCTACCCTGCGGGAAATACTGGAACATGACCTCGTGGCCACCAACAAGCACTTTGAGCTAAAAAAGGAAAGTGCCGAAGACCTTAAGGAAGGGCTGGGCACCATCGAAGGCCGCAGCAAGGGCCTGATCAAATTTATTGACGCTTACCGGGAGTACACCTCATTGCCCCAGCCCAACTTTAAGCCGGTCCACCTGGGCGAACTGGCGGCCAAAGTGGAAAACCTTATGCGCAACGATATAAAAAAAGCCAACATCGACTTTGCCACCCATGTTGACATTGACCATCCCATGGTAGAGGCCGATGCGGAAATGATAGAACAGGTTTTGATCAACCTGGTCAAAAATGCCATCGAGGCCTGCGGGGAAACCCGGCCGGCCAGGATAGGGTTAACGATCAGGCAGGCGGAAGAACACGTTCTTATCGAAGTAACCGACAATGGCCCAGGCATTATTGGAGAGGCCCTGGACAAAGTCTTTGTGCCATTTTTCTCCACCAAAAAAACAGGTTCCGGTATCGGCCTAAGTTTGTCCCGGCAGATCATGCAGCTTCACAATGGCAACCTCTATGTGAATTCCATTCCCCATGTGAAAACAATATTCACATTGAAATTTTGA